One genomic region from Streptomyces sp. NBC_00582 encodes:
- a CDS encoding DUF397 domain-containing protein produces MTSTLRWFKSSYSNDSGGQCVEIAPSPALTHIRDSKNPGGPTLRVSTESWAAFVQQVRAQYVR; encoded by the coding sequence ATGACCAGCACCCTGCGGTGGTTCAAGTCGAGCTACAGCAACGACAGCGGCGGCCAGTGCGTCGAAATCGCCCCCTCCCCCGCCCTCACCCACATCCGCGACTCCAAGAACCCCGGCGGCCCGACCCTCCGCGTCTCCACGGAGTCCTGGGCCGCCTTCGTACAGCAGGTACGCGCTCAGTACGTCAGGTAG
- a CDS encoding SGNH/GDSL hydrolase family protein, whose product MANIKQRHRRRTGMLGLVLSVGFATGCANLGGSPGADPSPVDSAARESLSAASSSAASSSVTTASAAGVEYVAMGSSFAAGPSIPPVKEGSVAAACSRSNNNYASIVARDTGAKLTDVTCSGATTANVLTASQGGQSAQINAVKSTTRLVTVTIGGNDVNYLGSVVSYSCQNKGEANCGTVSTSAIDTALGAVSGRIQNVVKAVHKISPQARVLLVNYMTVLPDSGTCTGVPLTASQLAYERTVASRLADATAAAATVTGATLVNVAAASHGHDACASTPWVEKYKPASGRATYHPNEAGMKAVASLVKYMIGTSGPLPAGYTRCASEGGTCTFSGTRAVAFGSGAYAYKTATGSIPCTSSAFGGDPAADIVKTCYIASAGGPYGYTKCASEGGTCSVPGYNRDVVFGANGNFKHLVTKGGVACTSAKFGGDPAANVLKSCYLAPNGAPAGWTKCSAEGGTCAAVAGQPVMYGAYGSFNTAVATGNTACTTASFGGDPIGNETKSCYTGPAAPAGYKTTACASQGGTCAFTGKRTVAYGAKGRYVYKTLSGGTTCKAAVFGVDPLYGVLKSCYLTY is encoded by the coding sequence ATGGCGAACATCAAGCAGCGGCACCGCCGGCGGACGGGAATGCTCGGGCTGGTCCTGTCCGTCGGGTTCGCGACCGGGTGCGCGAACCTCGGAGGGAGCCCCGGGGCCGACCCCTCGCCCGTGGACTCGGCGGCCAGGGAGTCCCTCTCCGCGGCGTCCTCCTCCGCCGCGTCCTCCTCCGTCACCACCGCCTCGGCCGCCGGGGTCGAGTACGTCGCGATGGGCAGTTCGTTCGCCGCCGGCCCGAGCATCCCCCCGGTGAAGGAGGGGAGCGTGGCGGCGGCGTGCAGCCGGTCGAACAACAACTACGCCAGCATCGTGGCCCGTGACACCGGGGCGAAGCTGACGGACGTCACCTGCAGTGGCGCCACCACGGCGAACGTCCTCACCGCGAGCCAGGGCGGGCAGTCGGCGCAGATCAACGCCGTGAAGAGCACGACCCGGCTGGTCACGGTCACCATCGGCGGCAACGACGTCAACTACCTGGGCAGCGTCGTCTCGTACTCCTGCCAGAACAAGGGCGAGGCCAACTGCGGGACCGTGAGCACGTCCGCGATCGACACGGCCCTCGGCGCGGTGAGCGGGCGGATCCAGAACGTCGTGAAGGCCGTCCACAAGATCTCTCCGCAGGCGCGGGTCCTCCTGGTGAACTACATGACCGTCCTGCCCGACTCGGGTACCTGCACCGGTGTGCCGCTCACCGCGAGCCAGCTGGCGTACGAGCGCACCGTCGCCTCCCGGCTGGCCGACGCGACCGCCGCCGCGGCGACCGTCACCGGGGCGACCCTGGTCAACGTCGCCGCCGCCAGCCACGGCCACGACGCGTGCGCGTCCACTCCCTGGGTGGAGAAGTACAAGCCCGCCTCCGGCCGGGCCACCTACCACCCCAACGAGGCCGGCATGAAGGCCGTGGCGTCCCTGGTGAAGTACATGATCGGCACCAGTGGCCCCCTCCCCGCCGGGTACACGCGATGTGCGAGCGAGGGCGGCACCTGCACCTTCAGCGGCACCCGCGCGGTGGCGTTCGGCTCGGGGGCGTACGCCTACAAGACGGCGACCGGCAGCATCCCCTGCACCAGCTCCGCCTTCGGCGGCGACCCGGCCGCCGACATCGTCAAGACCTGCTACATCGCGAGCGCGGGCGGCCCCTACGGCTACACCAAGTGCGCGAGCGAGGGCGGCACCTGCTCGGTCCCCGGCTACAACCGTGACGTCGTGTTCGGCGCCAACGGCAACTTCAAGCACCTGGTCACCAAGGGCGGCGTCGCCTGCACCAGCGCCAAGTTCGGCGGCGACCCGGCGGCCAACGTCCTCAAGTCCTGCTACCTCGCGCCCAACGGCGCCCCGGCCGGCTGGACCAAGTGCTCGGCCGAGGGCGGCACCTGCGCGGCCGTCGCCGGCCAGCCCGTGATGTACGGCGCGTACGGCTCCTTCAACACGGCCGTCGCCACCGGCAACACCGCCTGTACGACCGCGTCCTTCGGCGGCGACCCGATCGGCAACGAGACGAAGTCCTGCTACACGGGTCCCGCCGCCCCGGCGGGCTACAAGACGACCGCCTGCGCCTCCCAGGGCGGCACGTGCGCCTTCACCGGAAAACGGACCGTCGCCTACGGCGCGAAGGGCCGGTACGTGTACAAGACCCTTTCCGGCGGCACCACCTGCAAGGCGGCGGTCTTCGGCGTCGACCCCCTCTACGGCGTCCTGAAGAGCTGCTACCTGACGTACTGA
- a CDS encoding SCO4225 family membrane protein: MNGYRSLVSALRTPAALGYLLLVGVLTAWVAVDTLFISHADASLAGMWLFFATAPTSLLFLVVPGQLALIGVPIGAVVQAALLGAAYQGLTRTRPVTAG, from the coding sequence ATGAACGGCTACCGCTCGCTCGTCTCGGCCCTGCGCACCCCCGCCGCCCTCGGCTATCTGCTCCTCGTGGGCGTGCTCACGGCATGGGTCGCGGTGGACACGCTGTTCATCTCGCACGCGGACGCGTCCTTGGCCGGGATGTGGCTGTTCTTCGCCACCGCCCCCACCTCGCTGCTGTTCCTGGTGGTGCCCGGCCAGCTCGCGCTGATCGGGGTGCCGATCGGGGCGGTGGTCCAGGCGGCCCTGCTCGGCGCCGCCTACCAGGGACTCACCCGGACCCGCCCCGTGACCGCCGGCTAG
- a CDS encoding bifunctional metallophosphatase/5'-nucleotidase: MPVSPVPPLNRREFVQKSAVAGAAVAVAGTVGAGTAEAADHKPPKAPRTWTFSILGTTDLHSHVFDWDYYKDAAYSDSKGNSVGVARVATLIEQQRKAKGEDHVLLVDAGDIIQGTSLAYYFARVEPITNGVRHPMAVAMNHMRYDAAALGNHEFNYGIEVLRKFEKQCRFPLLGANALDAKTLRPAFPPYTVKKIRVPGAPDIKVGILGLTNPGIAIWDKDNVSGRMVFPGLVEQAKKYVPRLRALGCDVVFLTDHSGLDGSSSYGDELPYVENASNLVAEQVPGIDAILVGHTHVEVPSYTVKNAETGEEVLLSEPYCWGYRLSVFDFEVELEHGRWKVVGKTAQTLNPNTVDEDPEIKKLLEADHELVVKYVNTAVGTCTADLSAAESCWKDVPIMDFIHEVQTRTVKAGLSAADAALPLISVAAPFSRTADIPAGDVTIKDIAGLYIYDNTLYGKKLTGAQLRDYLEYAAKYYHQVPAGTAVDTATLTNANSFWDYMYDTAAGVDYEIDIAAAEGSRIKNLTYDGAAVTDDQVFVVAVNNYRANGGSGYPHIASAAIAYSSTNEIRQLMIDYVTAKGTLNPADFAVTNWRLTQDGTPVF; encoded by the coding sequence ATGCCCGTCAGCCCCGTACCTCCCCTGAACCGTCGTGAGTTCGTGCAGAAGTCGGCCGTGGCCGGTGCGGCGGTGGCCGTCGCCGGGACCGTCGGCGCCGGTACCGCCGAAGCCGCCGACCACAAGCCCCCCAAAGCCCCCCGCACCTGGACCTTCTCCATCCTGGGCACCACCGACCTGCACAGCCACGTCTTCGACTGGGACTACTACAAGGACGCCGCCTACAGCGACAGCAAGGGCAACTCCGTCGGCGTCGCGCGCGTCGCCACGCTCATCGAGCAGCAGCGGAAGGCGAAGGGCGAGGACCACGTCCTGCTCGTCGACGCCGGCGACATCATCCAGGGCACGTCACTGGCGTACTACTTCGCCCGGGTCGAGCCGATCACGAACGGCGTCCGGCACCCGATGGCCGTCGCCATGAACCACATGCGCTACGACGCCGCCGCCCTCGGCAACCACGAGTTCAACTACGGCATCGAGGTGCTGCGCAAGTTCGAGAAGCAGTGCCGCTTCCCGCTGCTCGGCGCGAACGCGCTGGACGCGAAGACCCTGCGGCCGGCGTTCCCGCCGTACACCGTGAAGAAGATCCGCGTCCCCGGCGCCCCGGACATCAAGGTCGGCATCCTCGGCCTCACCAACCCGGGCATCGCGATCTGGGACAAGGACAACGTCAGCGGGAGGATGGTCTTCCCCGGGCTGGTCGAGCAGGCGAAGAAGTACGTGCCGAGGCTGCGCGCGCTGGGCTGTGACGTGGTCTTCCTGACCGACCACTCGGGGCTCGACGGTTCGTCGTCCTACGGCGACGAGCTCCCGTACGTCGAGAACGCCTCGAACCTGGTCGCGGAGCAGGTCCCCGGCATCGACGCGATCCTCGTCGGCCACACGCACGTCGAGGTGCCGTCGTACACCGTGAAGAACGCGGAGACGGGGGAGGAGGTGCTGCTGTCCGAGCCGTACTGCTGGGGGTACCGGCTCAGCGTCTTCGACTTCGAGGTGGAGCTGGAGCACGGCCGCTGGAAGGTCGTCGGCAAGACCGCCCAGACACTCAACCCCAACACCGTCGACGAGGACCCGGAGATCAAGAAGCTCCTGGAGGCCGATCACGAACTCGTCGTCAAGTACGTCAACACCGCGGTCGGCACCTGCACGGCCGACCTCTCGGCGGCGGAGTCCTGCTGGAAGGACGTCCCGATCATGGACTTCATCCACGAGGTCCAGACGCGGACGGTCAAGGCGGGTCTCTCGGCGGCGGACGCGGCCCTCCCGCTCATCTCGGTCGCCGCGCCCTTCAGCCGTACGGCGGACATCCCCGCGGGGGACGTGACCATCAAGGACATCGCCGGGCTCTACATCTACGACAACACCCTCTACGGCAAGAAGCTCACGGGCGCCCAGCTCAGGGACTACCTGGAGTACGCGGCGAAGTACTACCACCAGGTGCCGGCCGGCACGGCCGTGGACACCGCCACCCTCACCAACGCCAACAGCTTCTGGGACTACATGTACGACACGGCGGCGGGCGTCGACTACGAGATCGACATCGCCGCGGCGGAGGGCTCCCGGATCAAGAACCTCACCTACGACGGGGCCGCGGTCACCGACGACCAGGTCTTCGTCGTCGCGGTCAACAACTACCGGGCCAACGGCGGCTCCGGCTACCCGCACATCGCCTCCGCCGCCATCGCGTACAGCTCGACCAACGAGATCCGCCAGCTGATGATCGACTACGTGACGGCCAAGGGCACCCTGAACCCGGCGGACTTCGCCGTCACCAACTGGAGGCTGACCCAGGACGGCACGCCGGTCTTCTAG
- a CDS encoding adenylosuccinate synthase, producing the protein MPALVLLGAQWGDEGKGKATDLLGGSVDYVVRYQGGNNAGHTVVVGDQKYALHLLPSGILSPGCTPVIGNGVVVDPSVLLSELSGLNERGVDTSKLLISGNAHIITPYNVTVDKVTERFLGKRKIGTTGRGIGPTYADKINRVGIRVQDLYDESILTQKVEAALDVKNQLLTKLYNRRAIAVDQVVGELLEYAEKLAPYVADTVLVLNQALEENKVVLFEGGQGTLLDIDHGTYPFVTSSNPTAGGACTGAGVGPTKISRVIGILKAYTTRVGAGPFPTELFDEDGEALRRIGGERGVTTGRDRRCGWFDAVIARYATRVNGLTDFFLTKLDVLTGWEQIPVCVAYEIDGKRVEELPYSQSDFHHAKPIYETLPGWSEDITKAKSFSDLPKNAQAYVKALEEMSGAPISAIGVGPGRDETIEINSFL; encoded by the coding sequence GTGCCCGCACTTGTGCTGCTCGGTGCTCAGTGGGGTGACGAAGGCAAGGGAAAGGCCACCGATCTACTCGGCGGCTCGGTGGACTACGTAGTGCGCTACCAGGGCGGCAACAACGCCGGCCACACGGTCGTCGTGGGTGACCAGAAGTACGCACTCCACCTCCTCCCTTCCGGAATCCTGTCCCCCGGCTGTACGCCGGTCATCGGAAACGGCGTCGTCGTCGACCCGTCGGTCCTGCTCTCCGAGCTGAGCGGTCTGAACGAGCGCGGCGTCGACACGTCGAAGCTCCTGATCAGCGGCAACGCGCACATCATCACCCCCTACAACGTCACTGTCGACAAGGTGACGGAACGCTTCCTCGGAAAGCGCAAGATCGGCACGACCGGGCGCGGTATCGGTCCGACATATGCCGACAAGATCAACCGGGTGGGCATCCGGGTCCAGGACCTCTACGACGAGTCGATCCTCACGCAGAAGGTGGAGGCGGCCCTCGACGTCAAGAACCAGCTCCTGACCAAGCTGTACAACCGCCGCGCGATCGCCGTCGACCAGGTCGTGGGCGAGCTGCTGGAGTACGCGGAGAAGCTGGCCCCGTACGTCGCCGACACCGTCCTGGTCCTCAACCAGGCCCTGGAGGAGAACAAGGTCGTGCTGTTCGAGGGCGGCCAGGGCACGCTCCTCGACATCGACCACGGCACGTACCCCTTCGTCACCTCCTCCAACCCGACTGCGGGCGGCGCCTGCACCGGCGCGGGAGTCGGCCCGACGAAGATCAGCCGCGTGATCGGCATCCTCAAGGCGTACACCACCCGCGTCGGCGCCGGCCCCTTCCCCACCGAGCTCTTCGACGAGGACGGCGAGGCGCTGCGGCGCATCGGCGGCGAGCGGGGCGTCACCACCGGCCGTGACCGCCGCTGCGGCTGGTTCGACGCGGTCATCGCCCGCTACGCGACCCGCGTGAACGGCCTGACCGACTTCTTCCTCACCAAGCTCGACGTCCTCACGGGCTGGGAGCAGATCCCGGTCTGCGTCGCCTATGAGATCGACGGCAAGCGCGTCGAGGAACTCCCGTACTCCCAGTCGGACTTCCACCACGCGAAGCCCATCTACGAGACCCTCCCCGGCTGGTCCGAGGACATCACCAAGGCCAAGTCGTTCTCCGACCTCCCGAAGAACGCGCAGGCCTACGTCAAGGCCCTGGAGGAGATGTCCGGCGCCCCGATCTCCGCGATCGGCGTGGGCCCGGGCCGCGACGAGACGATCGAGATCAACTCCTTCCTGTAA
- a CDS encoding diacylglycerol kinase family protein, translated as MATFATPDQLLVIIDPIALRADGESVRIAKDVLSAGAASTKVCLPEGPEEFARVLARRGSRRPVVIGDDRALTRTVALLHRQRELAGCALSMVPVGTALGVAHALGIPTGAVAAARAVLDGAERRLDLLVDDSDGVVLGALRIPPLEQLGAQEESAEAAGRPWLQSLVRTLVPPRAPRPVSTPAPPGPARLRVEVDGVTLVDLDQPVEAVSVTPGTVSGAAEVVVRPLSVGAEAAPLEARGHTVTVSGADFRYRADASVTGPVRRRTWTVREGALGLVLPTVG; from the coding sequence GTGGCGACTTTCGCGACGCCGGACCAGCTGCTGGTGATCATCGATCCGATTGCCCTGAGGGCCGACGGGGAGTCCGTACGGATCGCGAAAGACGTGCTCAGCGCGGGTGCGGCGAGTACGAAGGTGTGTCTTCCGGAGGGCCCGGAGGAATTCGCCCGGGTGCTGGCCCGGCGGGGTTCGCGGCGGCCGGTTGTGATCGGTGACGACCGTGCGCTGACCCGGACGGTGGCGCTGCTGCACCGGCAGCGGGAACTGGCCGGATGTGCGCTGTCGATGGTGCCGGTGGGGACCGCGCTGGGCGTGGCGCACGCCCTGGGAATCCCCACGGGGGCCGTGGCGGCGGCGCGGGCCGTCCTCGACGGCGCCGAGCGGCGGCTGGACCTGCTGGTGGACGACAGCGACGGAGTGGTGCTGGGGGCGCTGCGGATCCCGCCGCTGGAGCAGCTCGGCGCGCAGGAGGAGTCCGCGGAGGCCGCCGGCCGGCCCTGGCTGCAGTCCCTCGTCCGCACCCTCGTGCCCCCGCGGGCGCCGCGCCCCGTCTCCACGCCTGCCCCGCCGGGTCCGGCCCGGCTGCGGGTCGAGGTGGACGGGGTGACCCTGGTCGACCTCGACCAGCCGGTGGAGGCGGTGTCGGTCACCCCGGGCACGGTGTCCGGGGCGGCCGAGGTGGTCGTCCGCCCGCTGTCGGTCGGCGCGGAGGCGGCTCCCCTGGAGGCCCGGGGCCACACGGTCACCGTCTCCGGCGCGGACTTCCGCTACCGCGCGGACGCGTCGGTGACGGGCCCGGTGCGCAGACGGACGTGGACGGTGCGGGAGGGGGCACTGGGGCTGGTGTTGCCGACGGTGGGGTGA
- the eutC gene encoding ethanolamine ammonia-lyase subunit EutC → MTEVGEVTEVREVTEVSVPNDDLWPALRRRTQARIGLGRAGTALPTRHRLELQAAHAAARDAVHSPFAPDRVAAELPGMPTVRVRSAAPDRLTYLQRPDLGRRLDAVDRAHLPGGAWDVVFVVADGLSSRAVHEHAAPMIRATAARLPGWHLAPVVLAEQARVALGDDVAAAMGATAVVVLVGERPGMSAADSLGAYLTHRPVPGATTDADRNCLSNIRPPLGLSYDLAAEKLAGLLERARQLGSSGVGLKDDSDSDGALGS, encoded by the coding sequence ATGACGGAGGTGGGAGAGGTGACCGAGGTGAGAGAAGTGACCGAGGTGTCCGTGCCGAACGACGATCTGTGGCCGGCGCTGCGCCGCCGCACCCAGGCGCGCATCGGTCTCGGCCGGGCCGGCACCGCGCTGCCCACCCGCCACCGGCTGGAGCTCCAGGCCGCGCACGCGGCGGCCCGGGACGCGGTGCACTCGCCGTTCGCCCCGGACCGGGTCGCGGCGGAACTGCCCGGCATGCCGACGGTACGGGTCCGCAGCGCCGCCCCCGACCGGCTCACCTACCTCCAGCGCCCCGACCTGGGCCGCCGCCTGGACGCCGTGGACCGTGCGCACCTCCCGGGCGGCGCGTGGGACGTCGTGTTCGTGGTCGCCGACGGGCTCTCCAGCCGGGCGGTGCACGAACACGCGGCGCCGATGATCCGGGCGACGGCTGCCCGGCTGCCGGGATGGCACCTGGCCCCCGTCGTCCTCGCGGAACAGGCCCGGGTGGCCCTCGGCGACGACGTGGCGGCGGCGATGGGCGCGACGGCGGTGGTCGTCCTCGTCGGCGAGCGTCCCGGCATGTCGGCGGCGGACTCCCTGGGCGCGTACCTGACCCACCGCCCGGTACCGGGCGCGACCACGGACGCCGACCGCAACTGCCTGTCCAACATCAGGCCGCCCCTGGGCCTGTCGTACGACCTGGCTGCGGAAAAGCTGGCGGGGTTGCTGGAGAGGGCCCGTCAGCTGGGGAGTTCGGGGGTCGGGCTGAAGGACGACAGCGACTCGGATGGCGCGCTCGGCTCATGA
- a CDS encoding ethanolamine ammonia-lyase subunit EutB — translation MSVYTSTLGGERHRFGSLARLLAAASPERSGDRLAGLAARTARERIAARWALADVPLTDFLTEPLIPYEDDDVTRLILDTHQRAAFAPVASMTVGELREWLLSEAADPAALAALAPGLTPEMAAAVSKLMGNADLVAVARKVRVVTAFRSTIGLPGRLATRLQPNHPTDDPAGVAAALLDGLLLGSGDAVIGINPATDSPKAVRDLLELLDGVIGRYSIPTQSCVLCHVTTAVDLMAKDAPVDLVFQSIAGTQAANASFGVTLGLLDEAYEAALALDRGTVGRNVMYFETGQGSALSADAHHGVDQQTVEARAYAVARRYDPLLVNTVVGFIGPEYLYDGRQILRAALEDHFCGKLLGLPMGLDICYTNHADADDDDIATMLTVLGVAGASFVICTPGGDDIMLNYQSASYHDALYLREVLGLRPAPEFEAWLGSVGLLDDRGGIREIAGTTHPLTAIGRELAA, via the coding sequence ATGAGCGTCTACACGTCCACCCTCGGCGGCGAGCGGCACCGCTTCGGCTCCCTCGCCCGCCTCCTCGCCGCCGCGAGCCCCGAACGCTCCGGCGACCGACTGGCCGGCCTCGCGGCCCGCACGGCCCGGGAGCGGATCGCGGCACGCTGGGCGCTCGCGGACGTCCCCCTGACCGACTTCCTCACCGAGCCCCTGATCCCCTACGAGGACGACGACGTCACCCGGCTCATCCTCGACACGCACCAGCGGGCGGCCTTCGCGCCGGTGGCGTCGATGACGGTGGGGGAGCTGCGGGAGTGGCTGCTGTCGGAGGCGGCGGACCCGGCGGCGCTGGCCGCGCTGGCGCCGGGCCTGACCCCGGAGATGGCCGCGGCCGTGTCGAAGCTGATGGGGAACGCGGATCTGGTGGCGGTGGCGCGCAAGGTGCGGGTGGTGACCGCCTTCCGTTCCACGATCGGCCTGCCCGGCCGCCTCGCGACCCGGCTGCAGCCCAACCACCCCACCGACGACCCGGCCGGCGTGGCCGCCGCCCTGCTCGACGGGCTGCTGCTGGGCTCCGGTGACGCGGTGATCGGCATCAACCCGGCCACCGACAGCCCCAAGGCCGTACGGGACCTGCTGGAGCTCCTGGACGGGGTGATCGGCCGCTACTCCATCCCCACGCAGTCCTGCGTGCTGTGCCATGTCACCACGGCCGTCGACCTGATGGCGAAGGACGCCCCCGTCGACCTCGTCTTCCAGTCCATCGCGGGCACCCAGGCCGCGAACGCCTCCTTCGGGGTGACCCTCGGCCTGCTCGACGAGGCGTACGAGGCCGCCCTCGCCCTCGACCGGGGCACGGTCGGCCGTAACGTCATGTACTTCGAGACCGGGCAGGGCAGCGCCCTCTCCGCCGACGCGCACCACGGGGTGGACCAGCAGACGGTGGAGGCACGGGCGTACGCGGTGGCCCGCCGCTACGACCCGCTGCTGGTCAACACGGTCGTCGGCTTCATCGGCCCGGAGTACCTCTACGACGGCCGGCAGATCCTGCGCGCCGCCCTGGAGGACCACTTCTGCGGCAAGCTGCTCGGCCTGCCCATGGGCCTCGACATCTGCTACACCAACCACGCCGACGCCGATGACGACGACATCGCCACCATGCTGACCGTGCTGGGCGTGGCCGGGGCGTCCTTCGTGATCTGCACCCCGGGCGGCGACGACATCATGCTCAACTACCAGTCGGCCTCGTACCACGACGCGCTCTACCTGCGGGAGGTGCTCGGTCTGCGCCCGGCCCCCGAGTTCGAGGCGTGGCTGGGCTCGGTGGGCCTCCTGGACGACCGCGGCGGCATCCGCGAGATCGCCGGTACGACCCATCCCCTGACGGCCATCGGCCGGGAGCTCGCGGCATGA
- a CDS encoding APC family permease, protein MAVDEGVAPAARTSDAGTVHRLKPNAVGLLGVVFMAVATAAPITAMTGNVPFMVSAGNGIGAPASYLVAMVVLAIFSVGFTSMAKHITSTGAFYGFISYGLGRSVGLASGLLATFAYVVFEPALIGIFSTFATTTLKDQTGLDVPWWAFAVLMLAINATGTWFGVSVAEKLLVVLLATEVTILAAMAVSVALHGGGPDGFGLDPVNPVNAFKGTSAGLGLFFAFWSWVGFESTAMYGEESRNPKKIIPKATMISVLGVGVFYVFVSWMAITGTGESQAVKVATDDPLGLFFNPTERYVGHWAVDVMQWLMITGSLACGMAFHNCAARYMYALGREGVLPSLKDTVGRTHARHGSPHIAGLVQTIVSAVLIGAFWAAGKDPYTGTYVLLAILGTMAILVVQAVCSFAVLVYFRSHHPESRHWFRTFAAPLTGGVAMLAVVALLVSNMGVAAGPESGSLVLKATPWIVALIAVAGLGYAQYLKRRSPERYLLLGRTVLEETRER, encoded by the coding sequence ATGGCAGTGGACGAGGGCGTCGCCCCGGCGGCGCGGACGAGTGACGCAGGCACGGTTCACCGACTCAAGCCCAACGCAGTGGGCCTGCTGGGCGTGGTCTTCATGGCCGTCGCGACGGCCGCGCCGATCACCGCGATGACGGGCAACGTCCCCTTCATGGTGTCGGCCGGGAACGGCATCGGCGCCCCGGCGAGCTACCTCGTCGCAATGGTCGTACTGGCAATCTTTTCCGTCGGCTTCACCTCGATGGCGAAGCACATCACGTCCACGGGCGCCTTCTACGGCTTCATCTCCTACGGCCTCGGCCGCTCGGTCGGCCTCGCCTCGGGGCTGCTCGCGACCTTCGCCTACGTCGTGTTCGAGCCGGCGCTGATCGGCATCTTCTCGACCTTCGCCACGACGACCCTGAAGGACCAGACGGGGCTGGACGTCCCGTGGTGGGCGTTCGCGGTCCTGATGCTGGCGATCAACGCGACCGGCACCTGGTTCGGTGTGTCCGTCGCCGAGAAGCTGCTGGTCGTGCTGCTGGCCACCGAGGTGACGATCCTCGCCGCGATGGCGGTCTCGGTCGCCCTCCACGGCGGCGGCCCCGACGGCTTCGGCCTCGACCCGGTGAACCCGGTGAACGCCTTCAAGGGCACCTCGGCGGGTCTCGGCCTGTTCTTCGCCTTCTGGTCCTGGGTCGGCTTCGAGTCGACGGCGATGTACGGCGAGGAGTCCCGCAACCCGAAGAAGATCATCCCCAAGGCGACGATGATCTCCGTGCTCGGCGTCGGCGTCTTCTACGTCTTCGTCTCCTGGATGGCGATCACCGGCACGGGCGAGTCGCAGGCCGTGAAGGTCGCGACCGACGACCCGCTCGGCCTGTTCTTCAACCCCACCGAGCGGTACGTCGGCCACTGGGCGGTCGACGTCATGCAGTGGCTGATGATCACCGGCTCGCTGGCCTGCGGCATGGCCTTCCACAACTGCGCCGCCCGTTACATGTACGCGCTGGGCAGGGAAGGCGTCCTGCCCTCCCTCAAGGACACCGTCGGCCGCACCCACGCCCGGCACGGCTCCCCGCACATCGCGGGCCTCGTCCAGACGATCGTCTCGGCGGTCCTGATCGGCGCGTTCTGGGCCGCCGGCAAGGACCCGTACACCGGCACGTACGTCCTGCTCGCGATCCTCGGCACGATGGCGATCCTGGTCGTACAGGCGGTGTGCTCGTTCGCGGTCCTGGTGTACTTCCGCTCCCACCACCCCGAGAGCCGGCACTGGTTCAGGACCTTCGCCGCGCCGCTGACCGGCGGGGTCGCGATGCTCGCGGTGGTGGCGCTGCTGGTGTCCAACATGGGCGTCGCGGCCGGACCGGAGTCGGGCTCACTGGTGCTGAAGGCGACCCCGTGGATCGTCGCCCTGATCGCGGTGGCGGGCCTCGGCTACGCGCAGTACCTCAAGCGGCGCTCACCCGAGCGGTATCTCCTGCTGGGGCGGACGGTCCTGGAGGAGACCCGGGAGCGGTAG
- a CDS encoding GbsR/MarR family transcriptional regulator — MSETARDPEAVSRFVETFAAQLVEAGMQRMAARVFAALLSSDEGAMSSVELAEQLRISPAGVSGAVRYLSQAHMVAREREPGSRRERYRVHGDQWYAALTNRDAVIRRWEGALRDGVDSLGPDTPAGRRMAETLAFFEFVEGELSAMMERWRVHREQLFGAQRLS, encoded by the coding sequence ATGAGCGAAACAGCCCGGGACCCGGAGGCCGTGTCGAGGTTCGTGGAGACGTTCGCGGCGCAGCTCGTCGAGGCCGGGATGCAGCGGATGGCCGCCCGGGTCTTCGCCGCGCTCCTGTCCTCCGACGAGGGCGCGATGTCCTCCGTCGAACTCGCCGAACAGCTCAGGATCAGCCCCGCCGGAGTCTCCGGCGCGGTGCGCTACCTGTCCCAGGCGCACATGGTGGCGCGCGAGCGGGAGCCGGGCTCGCGCCGGGAGCGCTACCGGGTGCACGGCGACCAGTGGTACGCGGCCCTGACCAACCGGGACGCGGTCATCCGGCGCTGGGAGGGCGCCCTGCGCGATGGCGTCGACAGCCTCGGCCCCGACACCCCGGCCGGACGGCGCATGGCCGAGACGCTCGCCTTCTTCGAGTTCGTCGAGGGTGAGCTCTCGGCCATGATGGAGCGGTGGCGGGTCCACCGCGAACAGCTCTTCGGCGCCCAGCGCCTGTCGTAG